The genomic interval CGGCCTTGAAGAGGGCGTCGAGGCTCAGGGGCCCGTCAGAGGGCGTAGTGCTGCCAGGGGTCATAGTGTTCATTGGTGTTGTTCCCGTATCCGGTCCGGTGCGGACCTGTCGCGAAGCGTGGGGGAGGCTCGGTCGGCCCACCTCTTGCCGTACCGCACCCACCACACTCGCCCTGCACCTGGCTCGACACGATGGTCGACGATGGCTGATGGGCTTCACGCACAGACTCACGGGAACTGCCTGGTCGCCAAGGGCGGCGCAGCCCCGAACGGGGTTCACAGCACGGATCGCTCCGGGCAGTACTGTATCGGCCGTGCCGGGGTTTGACAGCGGTCGACCCGGCCCGAGGTCGCAGGTCACACGTGATTCCGCTCTCTTGGAGGGGCTCCGCTCGTGTGGAGGGACGTGGTGCGGGCACGCGTACTATCGGCGTCGGCGCCCGCCCGTCTCGCGGTGCGCCCCGCCGGGCGCCGGGACCACGCGCCCCCAACGGAAGGACCACAGCGCCCATGCTGCGCACCCGCCACGCAGGTTCCCTGCGCGTTGCCGACATCGGATCGACCGTCACCCTCACCGGCTGGGTTGATCGCCGCCGCGACCACGGAGGCGTCGCCTTCATCGACCTGCGTGATGCCTCCGGCATCGCCCAGGTCGTCATCCGCGAGGATGTCGCCCACGACCTACGCTCGGAGTACGTGCTTCGTGTGACCGGCGAGGTCACCCGGCGCCCCGAGGGTAACGCCAACCCTCACCTGCCCACCGGCGAGGTCGAGGTCGTCGTCAACGACATCGAGATCCTCAACACGGCGGCCGCCCTGCCCTTCCAGGTCTCCGACCACGCCGAGGACGCGGGCCAGGTGGGCGAGGAGGCGCGTCTGCGCTACCGCTACCTCGACCTGCGCCGCTCGCCCATGCAGCACGCCATCCGCCTGCGCTCGAAGGTCTCGCAGGCCGCGCGCGCCGTCCTGGCCCGCCACGACTTCGTCGAGATCGAGACCCCCACGCTCACCCGCTCGACCCCGGAGGGGGCCCGCGACTTCCTCGTTCCGGCGCGCCTGGCCCCCGGCTCCTGGTACGCCCTGCCGCAGAGCCCCCAGCTCTTCAAGCAGCTGCTCATGGTTGCCGGCATGGAGCGCTACTACCAGATCGCGCGCTGCTACCGCGATGAGGACTTCCGGGCCGACCGCCAGCCCGAGTTCACCCAGCTCGACATCGAGATGTCCTTCGTCGAGCAGGAGGACGTCATGCGTGTTGCGGAGGACGTCCTGAAGGAGGTGTGGGCCCTCATCGGCTACGACCTGACCACGCCTATCCCGCACATGACGTACAAGGACGCCATGGAGCGCTACGGCACCGACAAGCCGGACCTGCGCTTCGGCCTCGAGCTCGTCGAGCTCACCGACTACTTCAAGGACACGACCTTCCGGGTCTTCCACAGCGAGTACGTCGGTGCCGTCGTCATGCCCGGGGGCGCCTCGCAGTCGCGCCGCACTTTCGACGCCTGGCAGGACTGGGCCAAGCAGCGCGGCGCCAGGGGCCTGGCCTACGTCACCGTCTCCGAGACCGGTGAGCTCGGCGGCCCCGTCGCCAAGAACATCACCGAGGCCGAGCGTGCGGGCCTGGCCACGGCCACGGGTGCCCAGCCAGGTGACGCGATCTTCTTCGCCGCCGGCTCTGCCGAGGCCGCCCGGGCACTGCTGGGTGCGGCGCGTCTGGAGATCGGTAAGCGCTGCGGCCTCATCGACGAGGACGCCTGGTCCTTCGTGTGGGTCGTTGACGCCCCCCTGTTCAAGCCCTCTGTGGCGGCGAAGGAGGAGGGCGACGTGGCGCTGGGCGCCTCGCCCTGGACGGCCGTGCACCACGCCTTCACCTCCCCGAAGCCGGAGTGGCTCGACACCTTCGACCAGGACCCGGGCCACGCCCTGGCCTACGCCTACGACATCGTGTGCAACGGCAACGAGATCGGCGGCGGCTCGATCCGTATTCACCGCTCTGACGTCCAGAAGCGCGTCTTCGACGTCATGGGGATCGGGGAGGATGAGGCCCGGGAGAAGTTCGGCTTCCTGCTCGACGCCTTCGCGTACGGTGCTCCGCCGCACGGCGGCATCGCCTTCGGCTGGGACCGCATCGTGAGCCTGCTGACCCATGCTGACTCCATCCGCGACGTCATCGCCTTCCCCAAGTCCGGTGGAGGCTACGACCCGCTGACCGAGGCGCCCGCCCCGATCACGGCGGAGCAGCGCAAGGAGGCCGGCGTCGACGCGCTCGTCGGCGAGGAGGCGCCCGCTCCTCAGGCCAGCTGATCTCCACCGAGGAGTTGGAGGTCCACGTCGGGCTGGACAGCATGGTGCCCCGGCTGCCGGTGATGGCAGCCGGGGCACCATGCTGTGCTGTGAGGCCGGGGGTCTCAGGGCGAGGACACCCCGGTCAGGCCTTGCGTCAGGCCGCGTGGGTGCAGGTCGCGCAGGTGCAGTCCTCGCACACGCAGGACGAGCAGGAGTCCGTGCAATGCTCGCAGGAGCAGGTGGCGTGGTTACAGGTGGGGCAAGTGCAGTCGGAGCACTCGCAGACCGCGCAGAGGTCGTTACAGTCCACGCACTCGCACACGGTGCACTCGTCGTAGTGGCCGGAGTCCTCACGGTGGGCGTGGCCATCGTGGAGGTAGTCGACGTGGTCGCCGTGGATGACGGCCATGTGCCCGCAGCCGGGACCGTGGGTGTGCGCGTGGGTCTCGGCGGGGTGGTGCGTGAGGGTGGCGGTCATGGGAGCCTCCGTGTCTGGGCGGGGAATGCGTGGTACTCGCCCCGGTGGGACGCCTGCGCAATTACGTTAACAATAACGAGAAATGCCTCGACGATACAAACATGAAAATGATTCTTCATTCATTTCCGCAATGAAAATCATTCTTACTCGCGGGCGATATGGTAATGAGAATCGACGTCATTCACGCGTGGGTGCGCGCGGCCCGCACCGGGGGCACAATGAGCCCATGTCGCGCTACATCGAGCTCCACCCCGCCAACCCCCAGGCACGCCTCGTCGACAAGGTCGTTGACGTCATCAAGAACGGTGGCCTTGTCGCCTACCCGACCGACTCCGGCTACGCCCTGGCCTGTACCCCCGGCAACAAGGAGGGCCTGGACCGCATCCGCCAGATCCGCCAGCTCTCCGACAAGCACAACTTCACCTTCGTGTGTGCGGACTTCGCCCAGGCCGGCCCCCTGGCCATTGTCGGCAACAACGCCTTCCGCCTCATCAAGCGCCTGACCCCCGGCCCCTGGACCTTCATCCTCAAGGGCACCAAGGAGGTTCCGCGCATGACCCTCAATCCGAAGAAGCACACCCTCGGCGTGCGCATCCCGGACCACGCCATCACGCAGGCGCTCGTCGCCGCCTACGGCACACCCCTGCTGTCCTCCACCTTCATCCGCCCGGGCAACGAGATCCCCGAGACCAGCGGCTGGGAGATCGAGGACACCTTCGGCCACCTCATTGACGTCGTCATCGAGGGCCCCGTCGGCTCGACCGAGCCCACCACCGTTGTCGACCTCACCCAGGATGTGCCCGAGGTCGCCCGCGAGGGCGCGGGAGACACCAGCCTCCTGTAGAGCCTCAGGCCTGAGTGGCGGCCGCCCCGGAATCGTCGGCCGGCTGCCCCACACTCACGTCGGTGTCGACGTCGGCCCCGACGGCGACCGCATCGACGGCGACGGGCGCGTCAGCACGCGGCACCGACACCAGCGGCTCGGCCAGCCCGTAGCGCTCGACAACGGGCACCAGCCACGTCGGCAGCCACCAGTTCCACCCGCCCAGGAGGGACATGGCGGCCGGCATGAGCAGCAGGCGCACGACCGTCGCGTCCACCGCCATGAGCACCGCCAGCGCGAGCGCCACCTGGTCGACGATGAGCAGGTCGGCGCTGACAAAGCTGAGGAACACGACGATGAGGATGGCCGCCGTCGTGCTCGTCAGACGGCCCGTGCGCTGCCACCCGGCCTCGACGGCCACGGCGTCGTTGCCCGAGCGCCCGCGGTGCGCCGCCACCCCGTCCAGCAGGAAGAGGTCGTCATCGGTCACCAGCCCCAGACCGACACCGATGACGACGGCGACGGCGTAGGCCTCCACACCGCCCAGCGGCTCAAAGCCGAGGAGGCCCGACAGGTGTCCCTCCTGGAACACCCACGTCATCACGCCGTAGCTCGCCAGCACCGACATCGTGTTGACCAGCAGCGTCTTGACCGGCACCACGAGCGAGCCCGTCGTCAGCAGCATGAGGATGATGAGCACGAGGGAGAAGACGATGACCACCCAGGGCAGCGCGCCCGTGATCGCGTCCTGCAGGTCCACCTGGGCCGCGGCCTGGCCGGTGACCCACATGTCCGCCGGGGCCGCCAGGGCGCGCACCGCCCGCACAGCCGCCTCCGCCTCGGTGGTGGCGCCCTCGCCCTCGAGCTCGAGGTACACCACCGTGTACTCGCCCGCCGTCGCGGTGCGCAGGATCGAGGTCACGCCATCGACGTGAGCCACCTGACTGTTGATGAAGGCGGTTGCGCGCTCCCCGGCCTGCGCCAGCACAACAGTGGCGTCCGCGTCCTGCGCAGCCGGGTAGGAGGCCTTGAGCGTCTCAAGGTGGACGGCCTGGTCGGAGGAGGCCGGCAGCAGGTCATCGTTGGAGACGAGCACATGCAGGTGACGGGCGGGGGAGGCGAGCACCACGAGGATGACGAGGGAAACCGCCAGCGCCACCCACGGCACCCGCTGGATGAGCCCAACCGTGTGCGAGAACACGCCCTTGTCGCGCACAATGTCCCCGATCGACGAGCGCAGGCTCCGCAGCGGCACCACGCGGCGCAGCGGAGAGGGACGGTGCAGCTTCCTGCCAACCAGCGCCACCAGCGCCGGCGCGAGTGACAAGCACACGACGGTGGCGATGGCGACGGCGGCGATGCCTGCCTGCGCGATGGCGCGCAGGACGTCGGTGCCGATGAGCATCAGCCCCAGCAGGGCCACGATCATCGTCAACGACGCGAACAAGATGGTGCGGCCCGTGCTCATGAGCGTGAGCACCAGAGCCTGCGTCATGGGGGAGGAGCGGCGACGACGACGGCGCTCTGCGCGTCCCGTGCGGCCCCGCTCCTTGGGCGAGTCCACCCCCTCGCTCTGGCGCAGATGGGCCAGCTCCTCGCGGAAGTGTGTGGTCAGGACGAAGCCGTAGTCCGTGGCCAGCGCCAGGGCGATGATGGCCGTCACCGACAGGATGAAGGCGGGCAGCTCGACGGACAGGCTCAGCACCCACAGGGCCCCCAGGCTCAGCAGGAGCGTGGTCACCGCCGTGGCCACGGGCACCAGCGCCGGCAGGACAGCCCCGAAAACGAGAATCATGAGGAGCAGGACGAGGGGCAGCGCGATGAGCAGGCCGACGAGCACGTCCCGCCAGGCCTGGTCGACGACGGCCTGCTCGCGCAGGCCCTCATGGGAGACGATGCCTGACGCCCCCGGGCTCAACCCGGACAGTTCACCGGGGATCCTCTCGAGCCTGGCCTGGACGCGCGAGACCGTCTCGGCGAGGTCATGCGCGTACGCCTTGTCCTCCTTGCCTGCCACCTCAGTGCCATTGGGGTCCACTGAGACCACGATGAGGAAGCCGTCGAGGTCCTTGGAGGCGAGCGCCTGGGCGGCCGGCTCCTCGAGCATGCCGGGCACGACGAAGGGGTCGAGCACGTTCGTCTCACCGACGATGGCCACAAGGTCCCTGTGGGCGTTCCCAAGGGCGTAGGCCACCGCCTCCTGGCGCGCAAGCGTGGAGATATCAACCCCGGTGACGAGCAGGCTCACGGTCTGGCCGTCACCGGACAGGGCCGCGATGATCTCCTGGCCGTCCCTCGACTCGCTGCCCCCGGGAGCCCCGGTCTCACCGACCAGGCGGCTCGTGAGCGAGCCGGCGCCCAGGCCCGTGGCGGCGACCGTCAGCGCCAGGAGCGCGATGACCACCCACGCGGCGACGACGAGGGAAGCGTCCTTAACAACGCGTCGGGAGAGCCAGTGGAGCACCAGGCCATTCTTACAGACACCGGCACGCGCCACCGGGCCAGGCACGCGGTCGGCGGGGTGCCGCGACGGACCGGGGCGGACCGGGCGACGGGCAACGAGAGGATCGATAGGATCGCCGAGTGGACCTCTTTGACAGCGTCGGCACGGACGACGTCGGCCTGCCCGTGGACACGCACGCGCCCCTGGCAGTGCGCATGCGCCCGCGCAACCTGTCCGAGCTCGTGGGCCAGGATCACCTGCTCACACCCGGCTCACCCCTCCAACGCCTCGTCTCACCCGACGACCCCGGCTCCGGGCAGGGCGCCGGAGTCTCGTCAGTCATCCTGTGGGGGCCGCCCGGCACCGGCAAGACGACCCTCGCCTACCTCGTCGCCCGCGGTAGCGGCCGACGCTTCGTCGAGCTCTCGGCGGTCACCGCCGGGGTCAAGGACGTGCGCGCCGTCGTCGAGGAGGCACGACGGCGGCTGACCGCCTCGGGGGAGGAGACCGTCCTCTTCGTCGACGAGGTCCACCGCTTCTCGCGCTCCCAGCAGGATGCCCTGCTGCCCAGCGTTGAGAACCGCTGGGTCACCCTCATGGCCGCCACGACCGAGAACCCCAGCTTCTCGGTCGTCTCCCCACTGCTGTCACGTTCGCTACTGCTGACTCTGCACCCGCTCGGGGCCGACGACGTGCGCACCCTCGTTGAGCGGGCCGTCGCCGACAGCCGGGGACTGGGCGGGCGGGTGCGTCTCGACGACGACGCCCGTGAGCAGATCGTGCGCATGGCCGGCTCCGACGCCCGCAAGTCCCTCACCATCCTGGAGGCCGCAGCCGGCGCCGTCCTCGCCGCCGCCCCACATCAGGCGGACGACGACGGGTCCCCGACGGTCGCGGCCCTCACCCTGGCCGACGTCGAGCAGGCCGCCGACGTCGCCGCCGTGCGCTACGACCGTCAGGGCGACCAGCACTACGACGTCATCAGCGCCTTCATCAAGTCCATGCGCGGCTCCGACCCCGACGCCACCCTGCACTACCTCGCCCGGATGCTCGCCGCGGGGGAGGACCCCCGGTTCATCGCCCGCCGCATCACCATCCACGCCGCCGAGGACGTCGGCCTGGCCGACCCCACCGTCCTGTCCACCGCGGTCGCCGCCCAGCAGGCCGTCGCCCTCATCGGCATGCCCGAGGCCCGGCTCGTCCTGGCCGAGGCGGCCCTGGCGGTTGCCACCGCACCCAAGTCCAACGCGGTGACCGTGGGCATCTCGCGGGCCTGCGCCGACGTCGCCGCAGGCAAGGCGGGGCAGGTGCCCGTGCACCTGCGCGACTCCCACTACGCCGGTGCCCAGCGCCTGGGGCACGGCGCCGACTACCGCTACCCCCACGACTACCCGCACGGCGTCGTCGCCCAGCAGTACCTGCCTGACGAGCTCGCCGGGCAGCGCTACTACGAGCCCACAGGCAACGGCTTTGAGAAGCAGATCGCCACCCGCCTTGAGGCCGTGCGCCGGATCCTTCACGACGGGACCGCCCGATGAGCACCCCTGCACCCGCCGGGCGCCCGTCCGCCCGCACCACACTGCTCGTGCTCACCACGGGCCTGGCGGCCGGATTCCTCGCCGGCTTGTTCGGCGTCGGCGGCGGCCTCATCATCGTGCCCGCGCTCATGACCGTCCTCGACATGGACCAGCGCCGCGCGGCCGCCACCTCACTGGCCGCCATCGTCGTCACCGCCGCCGTCGGCACCATCTCCTACGCCCAGCGCGGCGAGGTCTCGCTGGCGGCCTTCGCCATCGTGAGCGTGGGCTCCCTGGCCGGGGCGCCGCTGGGCACCCGGCTGCTGCGGCGCCTGCCCCACAGGGTCTTGCCGTGGGTCTTCGTCGGCTTCACCCTCATCGTCATCGTCTCCCAGCAGCTGCGCTCACCGGTGCGCGAGGCCGCGCTCATCCTCGACCCATTGCGGGCAGTCGGCCTCGTCGCCGTCGGACTGGTGGCAGGGATCCTGGCCGGGCTGGTGGGTGTGGGAGGCGGCGGTGTCATCGTGCCCGGCCTGCAGCTCGCCGTCGGCGTCGGCGACCTCCTGGCCCGCGGAACCTCCCTGCTCATCATGATCCCCACCGCGGCGGCCGGCACCTGGTCGAACCTGCGTCACGGCACGGTGGACCTGCGCGTCGGCCTGCTCGTCGGCGCAGCCGCCGTCGTGGCCGCGCCACTGGGCACCCGGGCGGCCGCAGCCCTGAGCCCCGCCGCCGGCAACGTGCTGTTCAACGTCTTCCTCGTGTGCGTCGTGCTCAACATGCTCCTCAAGGAACGCGCCCGCCTGCGCCGACAGGCGCGCGAGGCCCCGGGCGAGGACAGTGCCGACGAGCAGGCCGGAGCCTGAGGAACCGGTCACACGGGCCGGTTGCGGCTCGCCGCAGCGCCCGTCAACCGCTAGTGTTCCCGGGTCGCCGTCGTACGGGCACGCACCGTGCGCGGCGCCCCTGGGGTCCTGGCCCATCCATGTGGCTGACCCCGCGCCCCGAGCACCCGCACGGGGCGTGCGATCACTCCGACAGGAAGAAGAGACGAGCATGAGCTCCTCCCGCTCCCGCCGTCAGGTGCGCCTCTCGCGTGCCCTCGGCATCCCGCTGACCCCCAAGGCCGTGCGCTACTTCGAGAAGCGCCCCTACGGCCCCGGCGAGCACGGCCGCGCCCGTCGCCGCACCGAGTCCGACTACGCCGTGCGTCTGAAGGAGAAGCAGCGTCTGCGTGCCCAGTACGGCATCCGCGAGGCTCAGCTCCAGCGCGTCTTCGAGGAGGCCCGCCGTGAGAAGGGCCTGACCGGTGAGTCCCTGGTCGAGCTGCTCGAGATGCGCCTGGACGCCCTCGTCCTGCGCTCCGGCTTCGCCCGCACCATCGCCCAGGCCCGCCAGGACGTCGTCCACCGCCACATCCTCGTCGACGGCAAGGTCGTCGACCGCCCCTCCTACCGCGTCAAGCCCGGCCAGACCATCCAGGTCCGCCCGCGCTCGCAGGTGATGGTCCCCTTCCAGATCGCCGCCACCGGTGCGCACCGCGACGTCCTGCCCCCCGTGCCGGAGTACCTCAGCGTTGAGATCGAGAAGCTCACCGCCACCCTGGTGCGCCGCCCCAAGCGCGACGAGGTCCCCGTGACCTGCGACGTCCAGATGGTCGTCGAGTACTACTCGCGCTGATCTCCTCCCTGGAGGAGACAGCCCCGGGACGCCCCGCACCGCACGCCGGTGAGGGGCGTCCCGTCTACCAGGCGGGGTAGTCTCGCCACGGTCCTTTAGCGTGGATGCCGACGACGCGGCCCGCGCTCCCCGCGCACGCACCCACCCACGCACTCGACTCAGGAGCAAGAACAGCCCATGCGCACCTCAGAGATCCGCTCCCGCTGGCTCGGCTACTTCGCGGCGAACGGTCACGAGATCCGCCCCTCGGTCTCCCTGGTCTCCCCGGACCCCTCGATCCTGTTCACGGTCGCCGGGATGGTCCCCTTCATCCCCTACATCCTCGGCACCGAGCCGGCCCCCTGGCCCACGGCCGCCAGCGTGCAGAAGTGCATCCGCACCAACGACATCGACAACGTCGGACGCACCACCCGCCACGGCACGTTCTTCCAGATGAACGGCAACTTCTCCTTCGGGGACTACTTCAAGGAGGGGGCCATCCAGCACGCCTGGAACCTGCTGACCGGCCCCGTGTCCGAGGGCCGCTACGGACTTGACGGCGACCGCCTGTGGATGACCATCTGGGAGAAGGACGACGTCTCCTGGGACTATCTCACCCGCACCCTCGGCATGGACCCGACCCACGTCCAAAAGCTCCCCTTCGAGGAGATCTCCTGGTCCACCGGCCAGCCCGGCCCCGCCGGCGCCTGCTGCGAGATCCACTACGACCGCGGCCCCGAGTTCGGTCCCGACGGCGGGCCCCTGGCCGACATCCAGGGCGACCGCTTCCTCGAGATCTGGAACCTCGTCTTCGACGAGTTCATCCGCGGCGAGGGCGAGGGGCACAACTTCGAGCTCGTTGGCACGCTCGACTCCACCGCCATCGACACCGGCGCCGGCCTTGAGCGTCTGGCCTTCGTCCTGCAGGACAAGCCCAACATGTACGAGATCGACGAGGTCTACCCCGTCATCGCCGCCGCCGAGGCCATGAGCGCCAAGACCTACGGCCGTGGCGCCGCGGGCCCCAGCGCAGGCATCGACTACGAGAACGACGTGCATATGCGCGTCGTCGCCGACCACGTGCGCTCAGCCCTCATGCTCATTGGCGACGGCGTGCGCCCGGGCAACGACGGGCGCGGCTACGTCCTGCGCCGCCTCATCCGCCGAGCCGTGCGCTCCATGCGCCTGCTCGGTGTCGAGGAGGCCGCGATGCCGACCCTCCTGACCGCCTCCAAGGACGTCATGCGCCTGTCCTACCCCGAGCTGGAGGAGCGCTGGTCGCAGATCGCCGAGGTCGCCTACGCCGAGGAGGACGCCTTCAGGCGCACCCTGGCGGCCGGCACCACGATCCTTGACACCGCGGTCGCCCAGGCCAAGGCCACGGCCGCCGCCACGGGCGGCAAGGCCGTCGTTCCCGGCTCGGTCGCCTTCGAGCTGCACGACACCTCGGGCTTCCCCATCGACCTCACCCTCGAGATGGCTGCCGAGCAGGGCGTCGCCGTCGACGAGGAGGCCTTCCGCACCCTCATGACTGAGCAGAAGGAGCGCGCCCGCGCCGACGCTCGCGCCAAGAAGACCGGCCACGCCGATATCCGCGCCTTCCAGGACATTGAGAAGGCCATGGGGGGTGGCTCCACCTTCCTGGGCTACACCGAGAACGCGGCCGACGCCGTCGTCACTGGTCTGCTGGTCGACGGCGTGCCCCAGCCTGTCGCCACCGCCCCCGCCGAGGTCGAGGTCGTCCTCGACCGCACCCCCTTCTACGCCGAGATGGGTGGCCAGCTCGCCGACCACGGCACCATCCGCCTGGCCGACGGCGGCGTCGTCGAGGTCAGTGACGTCCAGGCCCCCATCAGGGGCCTGACGGTGCACCGCGGCACGCTCACCGAGGGCACCCTCGCCGTCGGAGAGAAGGCCTACGCCGAGATCGACACCGCCCGCCGCCTGGCCATTGCCCGCGCCCACACGGCCACCCACATGGTCTACGCGGGCCTGCGCCGGGTGGTCAACGAGCACGCCGACCAGGCCGGCAGTGAGAACTCGCCCTCGCGCCTGCGCTTCGACTTCCGTCACGGCTCGGCGCTCAGCGGCGCCCAGATCAACGACATCGAGGAGCTGGTCAACACCACGCTCGCCCAGGACCTGGACGTGCGCACCGAGGTCATGAGCCTCGATGCGGCCCGTGCACAGGGCGCCATCGCCCTGTTCGGCGAGAAGTACGGTCAGCAGGTGCGCGTGGTCACCATCGGTGACGGCTTCGACCGCGAGCTGTGCGGCGGCACCCACGTGCCCACCACCGGGCACATCGGCCGCATCGCCCTGCTGGGCGAGTCCTCCATCGGCTCCGGCGTGCGGCGCATCGACGCCCTCGTCGGCGACGGCGCCTACGGCTACCAGGCCAAGGAGCACGCCCTCGTCTCGCGCCTGTCCACCCTGGTGGGCGGCCGCGCCGAGGACCTGCCCGCGCGCATCGAGTCCCTCATGAGCCGCCTGAAGGAGGCCGAGAAGAAGCTCGCCCAGGCCGAGCAGACCGCCATGGTCGCCAAGGCCGCCGAGGTCCTCGGCGGTGTCGTCACGGTCGGGCCCTACCGCTTGGCCGCCGCGAACCTGGGCACCGTCGGCTCCGGCGACGCCCTGCGCAGCCTCGTGCTCGACGTGCGCGAGCGCCTGGGTGAGGCCGAACCCGTCGTCGTCGTCGCCATGGGTGTCGTCGGTGAGCGCCCGCTCGTCATCATCGCCACCAACCAGGCCGCCCGCGACGCCGGCGCCCGGGCCGGCGACCTCGTCAAGGTCGCCGCCACGACCCTTGGCGGCGGCGGAGGTGGCCGACCCGACCTCGCCCAGGGCGGTGGCCAGGACGCCTCCCGCGTGGGCGAGGCGATGGCCGCTGTCACCCGCGCGCTGGGCGCGTGAGTCACCGGACCACCATGCGCCCCGGCGCCAGACTCGCCTTCGACGTCGGCACGGCCCGCGTCGGCGTCGCCCGCTGCGACGCCGAGGCGATCCTCGCCGTCCCGGTGAGCACTCTGCGCCGCGACCGCTACGGCGGTGACCTCGACGAGGCCGCTGACCTCGTCGAGGAGCACGGGGCCATTGAGGCCGTTGTCGGCCTGCCCCGGCACATGGCGGGAGGCTCCTCCTCCTCCACCAGGGACGCACGCCACTGGGCCCGCCAGCTCGCCTCGCTCATCACCCCCGTGCCTGT from Actinomyces respiraculi carries:
- a CDS encoding sulfite exporter TauE/SafE family protein gives rise to the protein MSTPAPAGRPSARTTLLVLTTGLAAGFLAGLFGVGGGLIIVPALMTVLDMDQRRAAATSLAAIVVTAAVGTISYAQRGEVSLAAFAIVSVGSLAGAPLGTRLLRRLPHRVLPWVFVGFTLIVIVSQQLRSPVREAALILDPLRAVGLVAVGLVAGILAGLVGVGGGGVIVPGLQLAVGVGDLLARGTSLLIMIPTAAAGTWSNLRHGTVDLRVGLLVGAAAVVAAPLGTRAAAALSPAAGNVLFNVFLVCVVLNMLLKERARLRRQAREAPGEDSADEQAGA
- the aspS gene encoding aspartate--tRNA ligase is translated as MLRTRHAGSLRVADIGSTVTLTGWVDRRRDHGGVAFIDLRDASGIAQVVIREDVAHDLRSEYVLRVTGEVTRRPEGNANPHLPTGEVEVVVNDIEILNTAAALPFQVSDHAEDAGQVGEEARLRYRYLDLRRSPMQHAIRLRSKVSQAARAVLARHDFVEIETPTLTRSTPEGARDFLVPARLAPGSWYALPQSPQLFKQLLMVAGMERYYQIARCYRDEDFRADRQPEFTQLDIEMSFVEQEDVMRVAEDVLKEVWALIGYDLTTPIPHMTYKDAMERYGTDKPDLRFGLELVELTDYFKDTTFRVFHSEYVGAVVMPGGASQSRRTFDAWQDWAKQRGARGLAYVTVSETGELGGPVAKNITEAERAGLATATGAQPGDAIFFAAGSAEAARALLGAARLEIGKRCGLIDEDAWSFVWVVDAPLFKPSVAAKEEGDVALGASPWTAVHHAFTSPKPEWLDTFDQDPGHALAYAYDIVCNGNEIGGGSIRIHRSDVQKRVFDVMGIGEDEAREKFGFLLDAFAYGAPPHGGIAFGWDRIVSLLTHADSIRDVIAFPKSGGGYDPLTEAPAPITAEQRKEAGVDALVGEEAPAPQAS
- a CDS encoding MMPL family transporter — protein: MLHWLSRRVVKDASLVVAAWVVIALLALTVAATGLGAGSLTSRLVGETGAPGGSESRDGQEIIAALSGDGQTVSLLVTGVDISTLARQEAVAYALGNAHRDLVAIVGETNVLDPFVVPGMLEEPAAQALASKDLDGFLIVVSVDPNGTEVAGKEDKAYAHDLAETVSRVQARLERIPGELSGLSPGASGIVSHEGLREQAVVDQAWRDVLVGLLIALPLVLLLMILVFGAVLPALVPVATAVTTLLLSLGALWVLSLSVELPAFILSVTAIIALALATDYGFVLTTHFREELAHLRQSEGVDSPKERGRTGRAERRRRRRSSPMTQALVLTLMSTGRTILFASLTMIVALLGLMLIGTDVLRAIAQAGIAAVAIATVVCLSLAPALVALVGRKLHRPSPLRRVVPLRSLRSSIGDIVRDKGVFSHTVGLIQRVPWVALAVSLVILVVLASPARHLHVLVSNDDLLPASSDQAVHLETLKASYPAAQDADATVVLAQAGERATAFINSQVAHVDGVTSILRTATAGEYTVVYLELEGEGATTEAEAAVRAVRALAAPADMWVTGQAAAQVDLQDAITGALPWVVIVFSLVLIILMLLTTGSLVVPVKTLLVNTMSVLASYGVMTWVFQEGHLSGLLGFEPLGGVEAYAVAVVIGVGLGLVTDDDLFLLDGVAAHRGRSGNDAVAVEAGWQRTGRLTSTTAAILIVVFLSFVSADLLIVDQVALALAVLMAVDATVVRLLLMPAAMSLLGGWNWWLPTWLVPVVERYGLAEPLVSVPRADAPVAVDAVAVGADVDTDVSVGQPADDSGAAATQA
- the rpsD gene encoding 30S ribosomal protein S4 codes for the protein MSSSRSRRQVRLSRALGIPLTPKAVRYFEKRPYGPGEHGRARRRTESDYAVRLKEKQRLRAQYGIREAQLQRVFEEARREKGLTGESLVELLEMRLDALVLRSGFARTIAQARQDVVHRHILVDGKVVDRPSYRVKPGQTIQVRPRSQVMVPFQIAATGAHRDVLPPVPEYLSVEIEKLTATLVRRPKRDEVPVTCDVQMVVEYYSR
- a CDS encoding L-threonylcarbamoyladenylate synthase, whose amino-acid sequence is MSRYIELHPANPQARLVDKVVDVIKNGGLVAYPTDSGYALACTPGNKEGLDRIRQIRQLSDKHNFTFVCADFAQAGPLAIVGNNAFRLIKRLTPGPWTFILKGTKEVPRMTLNPKKHTLGVRIPDHAITQALVAAYGTPLLSSTFIRPGNEIPETSGWEIEDTFGHLIDVVIEGPVGSTEPTTVVDLTQDVPEVAREGAGDTSLL
- a CDS encoding replication-associated recombination protein A, with the protein product MDLFDSVGTDDVGLPVDTHAPLAVRMRPRNLSELVGQDHLLTPGSPLQRLVSPDDPGSGQGAGVSSVILWGPPGTGKTTLAYLVARGSGRRFVELSAVTAGVKDVRAVVEEARRRLTASGEETVLFVDEVHRFSRSQQDALLPSVENRWVTLMAATTENPSFSVVSPLLSRSLLLTLHPLGADDVRTLVERAVADSRGLGGRVRLDDDAREQIVRMAGSDARKSLTILEAAAGAVLAAAPHQADDDGSPTVAALTLADVEQAADVAAVRYDRQGDQHYDVISAFIKSMRGSDPDATLHYLARMLAAGEDPRFIARRITIHAAEDVGLADPTVLSTAVAAQQAVALIGMPEARLVLAEAALAVATAPKSNAVTVGISRACADVAAGKAGQVPVHLRDSHYAGAQRLGHGADYRYPHDYPHGVVAQQYLPDELAGQRYYEPTGNGFEKQIATRLEAVRRILHDGTAR